The Leptospira selangorensis sequence AGCCGGACTAGGTCTTTCTTTTCCGGTTCCGTAAAACCTTTATAAAGGCCTGCAAGTAATGACCTAGATATTCCAAGCATCACAGGTCGGATAGAATAGGCCTTGCGTGTAAGTTGTAGATTAACCACTCTTTGGTCTTGAGTATCTCTCACTCTTTCCACATAACCTAGATCTTGGAGTTTGTCCACAAGTGCGGTCAGGGTGGACTTGTCCCTATCTATCATCCGAGCTATATCCTGCATCGGAACTCTTTTGGACATTGCAAGTGCGAATAGAATATCCGCATGGGTAGTGGTTAGCTGGCCCAAGCCCTTGTCCTTCAGTTCGGAATTCAGACGTCTGTGGAATTCGTCCCTGATCCTAGAAATCAGATAAATGATCGTACGAGGATTCATTTTAGAATACCTTGCCGATTAGGCGAATTGGTAGAGATAGATTACTTCACCGATTGCAGCAGGTTTTGCTGCACCTTCTACCTCGAAACTAAGTTTTAAGGTCATTCTTGCGGTACCTCTTAGGTCCTTCAATTCGATCAATTCCGCTCTAAGTTTGAGCTTGGAACCCACTTTTACAGGATCTAAGAAGCGGAGTTTTTCCATTCCGTAATTGATTCCCATTTTGATGTTTCTCAGCTCTAGAATCTGGCTTAATAGATAAGGAGCCATAGAAAGTGTAAGATAACCGTGAGCGATAGTTGTTCCGAAAGGAGATTCTTTGGCCGCTCTTGCCGGATCCGTATGGATCCATTGGTGGTCCAAAGTTGCGTTTGCGAATGTATCGATTTGTGCCTGGGTGATTTCGTGAGCGTCGGATACGCCTAGTTCTTTTCCTTCGTAAGCTTGTAATTCTGCGAAGCTGGATAGTACGAGTTTAGCCATTTGATTTTGTCCCTGTCAATGCTGGATCTATATGTCCAGTACCCTAATGCCTTAAATAGTTTTGTCACCAACTTTTTAGGTAAAACCAGAACGACTGTTCTGTTCGTAGTCCAAAGTTTTTGGCTTAATTCTACTTTGAAATTTCTGTTTTTCACGCGAAGTCGCAAAGGGGAGAAGGTAAGGGTGATAATTCGCTTAATCTTATTTAAATCTCTTCTATTCTTAGCGACTTGGCGTGAGGTTTTTCCTATCTTTCTTTCCTTAGGAATTTTATAAAAACTTAAAGTTCTTTTGGAAGGATAGAACGTTCGTTCTGCTTTTTGAGGCGGTATTGAAAAACGTTCTCATTTCGAAAAAAGGAAAATTGTAAAATTCGAAAATGATAGAATCCGGTCTTCCGACCTCTTGCAAAGGCCCCTTTCGGGATTTTAGATTGACATAGGCGAGTATGGGAGTTTGATAGAAGTTAGATATGGGAAGTTCGCCGGACCATCTAGGCCCCCTGCTGATTCAATTCCTCTTGGGAGTAGGATTCTCCGCTCTCATACTCGGACTCGCGTTCCTTCTAAACCCCAAAAAAAAATCCAAACCTCATGATACTTTTGAGTGCGGAGTGCCGTATTACGGGGATGCAAAGGGATTGTTTAATATCAAGTTCTACTTGGTCGCTGTTCTATTTATTCTTTTTGATATAGAAGCGATCTTCCTTTTCCCTTACGCCGTGAATTTAAAATCATTCAAAGAGGCGGGACTGGGTAATTTTCTCTTAATTGAGATGTTTGTTTTTATTTTCACCCTCGTGGTTGGACTGTATTATATTCGGAAGAAGGGGGCCTTAGAATGGGATTAAACGAACAACTCGCTCAACCCGGATCGTCTTACGGAGATTCCTTCCAAATTGCAACTGTGGACTCGGTTATCAATTGGGGAAGAAGTTACTCCTTATGGCCTTATCCATTCGCGACTGCATGTTGTGGGATAGAATACATGAGTACTTCCTGCGCGGATTATGATATCGCCAGGTTCGGAGCGGAAAGACCTTCTTTCTCTCCTAGACAAGCAGACATGATCTTAGTTCTTGGTACCATCACTTATAAGATGGCTCCGGTGCTTCGTGAAATTTACGACCAATTGGCCGAACCAAAATTTGTGATCAGTTACGGAGCCTGTGCTTCTTCCGGTGGAATGTTCCATGCGTACTCTGTTTTACAGGGAATCGATCGAATACTTCCTGTGGATCTATACGTTCCAGGTTGTCCTCCTAGACCAGAAGCACTTTTAGATGCTGTAATTAAACTTCAGGAAAAAGTAAAAACCCAAGGGTTAGAAGCCAGAAGACAGGAAGTAATGGATAAGATCCGGGAAATGAACGAAAGAAACAAACCCCTGGTCGTCCGATGAAAGAAACAATCCAGAGTTTCCTAAAAGACAAATTCCCTCATTTTATCTCCAAGGAAGAAGAAATACTCACAAATCTTCCTACATTCTTCTTAAAGTCGGAAGGAATTGTTCCTGTTCTTTCCGCTTTAAAAACAGCTCCTGGGATCGAACTGAATTATCTAAATGATCTGACTGCGATAGATTGGTTGGGCAAAAAAACTCCAAGATTCGAAGTCTGTTACCTTCTCCGCTCCGGAAACAAATCCTCCACAAAAGTACAATTCCGCGTAGCTTTAGAAGAAGATGAACAAGTTCCAAGTATCATAAACATTTTTAAAGGCGCTAACTGGCCCGAAAGAGAAGTGTACGATCTATTCGGCATTCGTTTTGCAGGCCACCCTAGAATGGATCGTCTCATCATGCCTGATAATTTCCAAGGTCATCCATTAAGAAAAGATTATCCTTTAGAAGGTTTCGGTCAGGATTATTTGGTAGAGGACCTTCTCACCATCCACTTAAAAGAAGATATGGAGGCTTAAGATGACAGCGATGTACGAAAAGACAGCGGAACATTTCAGCCTCAAACAGAAAAAGCTCCCGGAAGGACATCTTCTTGTGAACCTGGGGCCTTCTCACCCTTCTACTCATGGGATCTTACAGAATGTGATCCAACTAGATGGAGAAAGAGTGGTGGATGCAGAATCCGTGATCGGATATGTGCATCGCAGTTTCGAAAAATTAGGAGAACGTTATACTTATAATCAGTTCCTAGTTTGCACGGACAGAATGAATTACGTATCCACTCCTCTGAATAATATCGGTTGGATACTTGCCGTAGAAAAAATGCTCCAGATAGAAGTTCCTGATAAGGTAACTTACGTTCGGATGATCGTCTCCGAACTTTCTCGTGTAATGGACCATATTATCTGCAATGGAATTTTGGGAGTGGATCTCGGTGCATTCTCCGGGATGTTACATTTATTCCATCATAGAGAGAATATTTATCAGGTCCTGGAAAAACTCACGGGCGCAAGACTTACTACTACATTCTGTAGAGTGGGTGGACTCGAAAAAGATATTTATCCTGAATTCGAGAAGGATGTTAAGACTATCATCAAAGGTCTTCGTCCTGCGATTGAAGAATTCCAGTCTTTATTAGTAAATAATAGGATCTTCATGGATAGAACGGAAGGTGTGGGAGGTATCTCTGCAGAAGATGCTATCTCTTACGGTTATTCCGGTCCGAACTTGAGAGCCGCGGGTGTTCCTTGGGATATTCGTAAGGACGATCCTTATATGTTCTATGATAAGGTGGATTTTGATATTCCTGTGGGAGAGGACGGTTCCGTTCTTCATAGGACTCTTGTCCGTATGGAAGAGATGAGACAATCTCTTCGAATTGTAGAGCAATTGATTAACGGTCTTCCAACAGGCGCTCATCATGCCGACATGCCTCATATCTATCTTCCCGATAAGAGCAAGGTTTATAAGAATATGGAAGAGTTGATCTACCATTTCAAATTGATCATGCACGGGATCAAAGTCCCTAAGGGAGAATATTATATGGCAACCGAGGCCGCTAACGGTGAACTCGGATTTTATATCGTTTCCGAAGGGGAGAAGTCTCCTTGGAGAGTGCATGTTCGTAGGCCATGTTTCTGGTTTTATCAATCTTTCCCTGAATTAGTAAAAGGTTCACTTCTTGCGGATACGGTCGCTACAATGAGTTCCATGAATGTGATCGCAGGGGAGTTGGACTGCTGATGAGTTATCAATTTTCTTCCCAATCAGTTGCAAGACTAGACAAACTACTGGAGATGTTCCCGGATAAAAGAAGTGTGATCCTCCCAGGGTTGTACCTCCTACAGAAAGAACAGGGATATGTAGACAGAGAGGGAATGGAAGCGCTTGCCGACAAGATCGGTTCTCCAATTTCTCTCGCCCAAATATACGGGGTTGCTACCTTTTATACCTTATATAATAAAAAACCTGTTGGTAAGTATCATATCCAGATTTGTGGAACTTCTTCTTGTTATATGAGAGGGAATGATAAACTCGAAAAACATATTTGCTCTCGTTTGGGAATAGAAACTGGAGAAACAACTTCTGATAAAAAATTCACTTTAGAAGAAGTGGAATGTTTGGGTGCATGCGGATACGCTCCTATGGTCCAGATCAACGATGCATATTATGAAAATCTAACGTTCGAAAAAATGGATGAGATCCTGAAGGATTTGACCTAAGGGGAAACGTTATGGCAGAAATGAAAATCCTCACTAAATTTATAGACGATCCCCGTTCGAATGAATTGGAATTTTACGAATCCGTTCACGGTTATGACGGGATGAAAAAAGCTCTGTCTATCGCGCCGGAAGAAATTATCGAGATCGTCAAAAAATCAGGTTTGAGAGGAAGAGGGGGAGCAGGTTTCCCTACAGGGCTCAAATGGTCCTTTATTCCTAAGGATATTCCAAAACCTAAATATTTGATCTGCAATGCAGACGAGGGAGAACCCGGAACATTCAAAGATCGTAAACTGATCGAGAACCTTTCCCACCAGATCATTGAGGGAATGGTGATCGGTGCAAAAGCAATCGGTGCAAACAAAGGATTTTTTTATATCCGTGGAGAGTTCAATAAAGGGATCGACTCCATGCAGAAGGCAATCGACGAAGCCTATGCAAAAGGATATCTGGGAAAAAATATCCTAGGCAGCGGATTTGATTTTGATCTAGTATTATATGCGGGAGCGGGAGCTTATATCTGCGGAGAAGAGACTGCGCTCATCAATTCTTTGGAAGGTCGTAGGGGCCATCCTAGATTAAAACCTCCATTTCCTGCTGTTTCGGGCCTATATCGTTGTCCTACAGTTGTGAATAACGTGGAAACTTTTTCCACAGTTCCTCATATTTTGGACAAGGGCGCGGATTGGTATTCTAAGATTGGTACTGAAAAATCCCCTGGCACTCGTTTGTTCTCCGTTTCCGGTCATGTAAAAAGACCCGGTGTATACGAGATAGAATTAGGAACTCCTTTATTAGAATTAGTGAATGATCTTTGTGGTGGAATGCTGGACGATGTTCCGTTAAAAGCGGTGATCCCAGGCGGTTCTTCCGTTCCTATCCTAACTGCAGAAGAATGTAAAACTGCAAATATGGATTTCGAATCCATGGCGGCTCATAAAACAATGCTTGGTTCCGGTGCAGTAATCGTGATCGGCGAAGGTACGGATCTTGTGGAAACCACTTACAGGTTTGCAAGATTCTACGCTCATGAATCTTGCGGACAATGTACTCCTTGCAGAGAAGGTACTCATTGGGTGAGGGACCTACTACATAAGATAAGAGAAGGAGAAGGAACAAGTGCGGACTTGGATCTTATTCTTTCTTTAGCTCGAAATATGGAAGGTGGAACTACAATCTGTCCTCTTTCTGACGCATGTGTGGGAGCTGTCCGACCTACTATCTTAAAGTTCAAACATGAATTCGAAGCCAGATTAAAAGACAAAGCGGTTAAAGAAGAAGTAGAACAGCCTGCCGCGAGCGGGGCCTGATCGATGGATTGGAATATAGTCCTACTCTGGTTATTAAAAAGTGCACTTTTTTTCTTAGTGTTTATCACTGCTTGTGCTTACTATACATTAGCAGAACGTAAAGTAGCTGGATTTATCCAAGATAGGAAAGGCCCAAATCGTGCAGGTCCTCTTGGTCTTTTACAACCATTAGCTGATGGGATCAAGTTTTTAACGAAGGAAGAAATCTTTCCTAAAAATGTGAACAGGGTTATGTATTTGATCGCGCCTGCGATCTCTATGACCTGTGCGATCATGGCTTGGGCAGTTGTGCCCTTGGGTGGAACCGTTATCTTACCTGAATTTCTGGCAAGAGAGGTCGGATTTACTTCTATAGATCTTCAAATTGCAAATCCGGATACAGGAATTTTGTTCTTGTTTGCGATCTCCAGTCTTTCCGTTTACGGGATCATTCTTGCGGGTTGGTCCAGTAATAATAAATATTCTTTGATCGGTGGGATCCGTGCTACGGCTCAGATGATCAGTTACGAATTGCCTCTCGGTCTTTCAGTGGCGGCTATCGTAATCTTGACCGGATCTTTAAAACTCACCGATATCAATGATGCACAGATCGGTCTTTGGAATATTTTTAAACTTCCTGGCTTTATTGCGTTTTCCGTTTTTGTAGTGGCTATGTTTGCGGAAACGAATCGACTTCCTTTCGATTTGGCAGAAGCAGAATCTGAATTAGTGGTTGGATTTCATACGGAATACGGTGCATTCAAATTTGCGTTATTTTTTATCGCAGAATACATGAATATGATCACTATGAGTTGTGTGGTCACCATTCTATTCTTCGGCGGATACCATCTTCCTTTTGGAATATTGAGCGGTTCCGTTTGGCAGGCATGGGCAGGGCTCGGGTTTTTTACTCTTAAAGTTTTATTTTTCGCATTCTTGTTTATGTGGGTGAGATGGACCCTTCCTAGATTCAGATATGATCAATTGATGACTATTGGTTGGAAAAAAATGATCCCTTGGGCAGTGGCAAATATTCTGATCGCAAGCGTTTATGTTGGTTTGGATGGTTTCTGGAAATGGTAGGAATATTCGAGAATCCGGGGCTTCTGCTCTTTTTTATATTCAGTGGAGTATTGGTTGCCGGAGCTTTAGGAGTTGTATTTCACCCGAATCCAATCAGTTCCGCTGTTTTACTTGTACTTTCCTTTTTCGCGTTAGCCGGAATTTATGCGGTTATCGGTTCCGTTTTTGTGGCTACCATGCAAGTTTTGGTCTACGCGGGCGCGATCATGGTGCTTGTGGTTTTCGTTCTGATGCTTCTATCATTACATGATGAAGGAATTGCAAAACTTTGGAACCATCCTATTAAAAAAGTTTTGGTACTTTCCGTTGTAGTATTGCTTGCGATTGTGCTGATCCATTCCGTAAGAGAGGGTGTCCCGAATACGGAAGCTTCTCCTAAAGGATACTCTGATTCCGGGACTTATGAGTATACATTATCCAAATCAGAAGAAGGTAAAGCAGGTGTGATCGCGGAAGGAAATACTGCTGCGGTGGGAAGTTCCATGTTTTTGGATTACCTTCTTCCTTTTGAAATAGTTTCCATATTACTTTTGGCCGCTGTACTGGGCGCAGTTATATTAGGGAAAAAGAATTTAGGTAAAAAAACAGAAGAAGGGGAGCCATGAATCCGGGAATTCTGAAACCAACTCTCGCGGGAATCCCCGTGGAATATCTGCTGATCCTTGCCTGTATCGTTTTTTCTATCGGTGTCGCCGGGGTTTTATTCAGAAGAAGTGCGGTAGTTATCTTCATGAGTATAGAACTCATGTTGAACTCGGTAAATTTGGTATTTGTCGTTTTTTCTAAATCACTTCATCAAGTTCAAGGAGAAGTGGTGGTATTTTTCGTGATGGCGATCGCAGCAGTCGAAGCGGCGATCGGTTTGGCCCTAGTGGTCGCAATTCACAGAAAGAAAAAGACAAGTTTTGTAGACGAAATGAATTTAATGAAATGGTAATACGATGAGTTGGGAAATCCTAATACCGGTCCTAGTTTTTTCTCCTCTTCTTGGGTCCGTATTAAACGCATTATTCGGAAGATATTGGAAGGGTTTTTCAGGTCCGATCGGAACCTCGTTATCTTTTATATCCTTTGCTGCGAGTGTATTCGCATATTTGCAATTCCATCCTTTAGAAAGACAAGATGCTCAAATTGTAACTCTATTCAATTGGGTAGACGTTGGGAATTTTAAAGCGGATCTTGCATACCAAGTAGATCAACTTTCCCTTTTTATGGCATTGATCATTACGGGGATCGGAAGTTTGATCCATCTTTATTCTATTGGATACATGAAAGGTAATCCTGGGATCGGAAGATTTTTCTCTTATCTGAACTTATTCGTCTTCTTCATGCTGCATTTGGTTTTAGCGGAAAACCTGGTAGTCCTATTTTTCGGTTGGGAAGGTGTGGGACTTTGTTCTTATCTTCTGATCGGATTCGATACTCATAAAGAAAATGCGGCGCAAGCGAGTATCAAGGCTTTTGTCACGAATAGGATCGCCGACTTGGCGATGATAGGTGGGATTGCTCTCACGTATTGGTTGGCTGGTTCGGTCTCCTTCATTACGATTTCTGAATCTTTGCCTCAGGCAAAGTTCTTACTGAACGCACTTCCTTTTGTGGCGATCTGTTTCTTTATAGGCGCAATGGGTAAATCCGCTCAGTTCCCATTCCATGTTTGGTTGCCTGATGCGATGGCCGGACCTACTCCGGTTTCAGCTTTGATCCACGCGGCAACAATGGTGACTGCAGGATTATTCCTGATCGCAAGATTGAATTTTATTTTTATATTAGTTCCTAAGGTCGGTTTTTGGATCGTTTGTATAGGAACATTCACTGCTTTTTTTGCGGCGACAATTGGTGTTTATCAAAACGATATCAAAAAAGTTTTAGCTTATTCTACTGTTTCTCAGCTGGGTTATATGTTCGTTGCGATGGGAACAGGCGCTTATGTGGCTGGGCTTTTCCACTTACTGACCCACGCATTCTTTAAGGCCTTATTGTTCTTGGGTTCCGGTTCTGTTATCCATGGATTATCTGATGAGCAGGATTTAAGAAGAATGGGGGGACTTAAATCCCAGATGAAGATCACTTGGTGGACCTTCCTCTTGGGAACCTTGGCGATTGTAGGAGCTCCTCCATTTAGCGGATTTTTCTCCAAAGATTTGATCTTAGAAAAAGCGTTCTATTTCCATCCTGTATTCTTCGGAATGGGGGTTGCCACAGCGTTTTTAACCACATTCTATATGTTCCGCCTAACGTTCTTGGCGTTTACTGGCAAATCCAGAGTTTCTCATAGCGTGCATCCACATGAATCTCCTTGGACCATGACTTTGCCATTGGTAATCTTGGCATTAGGCGCTGCATTCTCCGGATATTTATTGGTTCCTGAATCCTTAGGTGGAGGAATTGATTTCTTAGAGAAATATTTCTCGCCTGTTTTTGCAAAAGGATTACTGTATTATTCCCAGCAAAAAGGAGCCTTGGAAGTCCATCATTTAAGCCATGAGTTGGAACTCCTACTGGCTGGATTATCCCTAGGAGCAATTCTTTTAGGAGTGGGGATCTATTGGTTTTTCTTCGGTAGAAAAGAGAAATTACCTTTAGATGAATCCTCTTATACCGGCTGGAGAATTCTTCCTGCAAACAAATACTTTATAGATGAAATTTTCAAAAACGTTTTGATCGGGCCGATCTCCGCCTTCTCCGAATTTTTATCCGAAGTGGTAGAGAAACGTTTGATCGATAGGGTTTTGACCGGAACAGGAAGGCTTTCCGGAGGGATTTCATCATTACTACGCAGGATCCAAACAGGAACCGTAGTAGATTACGCTTTTCTAATTGTATTAGGGACTGTTTTGATCTTGTCCGTATTTTTATGGAGGGGAATCTAAGTGCCCCAGTATTATTTAAGCATTCTGTTATTTTTGCCTGTTTTAGGGATCCCTTTCTTATTCTTATCTAAAAACGAAAAATGGATCCGGCTTTGGTCTTCGATAGTGACTCTGGGAGTTTGCGCGATGACCGTTCCTCTCTTTTTGGAATTTTTGAGAGGAGACAGCGGCTTTCAATTTACACATCATATTTGGAATTTTTTGAAACTCCAGTCAGGTGGTTTGGATTATCATATAGCGATAGACGGATTCTCCTTATTGCTCGTAACGATGTCCGCACTTCTGTTCTTTCTTTCCGTATTATCCGCTTTTTCTAATGTAAAACATCGGATTAGGGAATTTTTTATACTTCTTCTTTTAGTGGAAACGGGAGTGATCGGAGTATTTCTTTCGGTCAACCTGATCCAATTTTATGTTTTCTGGGAATGGATGGTCCTACCTTTCACTTTGATGGTGGGAATCTGGGGGGAACAAGGAAGAATTAAGGCCGCGATGAAGTATCTGGTATTCTCTTTTACCGGATCAGTTTTCATGCTCGCGAGTATTTTGGTCTTATACCATTATACCCGCACATTCGATCTAGAAGAATTAGCCGTTGTATCTTTGAATTTAATTCCGGCAAATATTAAGTTTTGGTTATTTGTTGGATTTAGTTTTGCATTTGCGATCAAGGTGCCTTTATTTCCTTTCCATACCTGGATGCCTGATGTTCACGAAGAAGCTCCTACTGTC is a genomic window containing:
- the nuoE gene encoding complex I 24 kDa subunit family protein, giving the protein MSYQFSSQSVARLDKLLEMFPDKRSVILPGLYLLQKEQGYVDREGMEALADKIGSPISLAQIYGVATFYTLYNKKPVGKYHIQICGTSSCYMRGNDKLEKHICSRLGIETGETTSDKKFTLEEVECLGACGYAPMVQINDAYYENLTFEKMDEILKDLT
- a CDS encoding NADH-quinone oxidoreductase subunit A, with translation MGSSPDHLGPLLIQFLLGVGFSALILGLAFLLNPKKKSKPHDTFECGVPYYGDAKGLFNIKFYLVAVLFILFDIEAIFLFPYAVNLKSFKEAGLGNFLLIEMFVFIFTLVVGLYYIRKKGALEWD
- the nuoL gene encoding NADH-quinone oxidoreductase subunit L, giving the protein MSWEILIPVLVFSPLLGSVLNALFGRYWKGFSGPIGTSLSFISFAASVFAYLQFHPLERQDAQIVTLFNWVDVGNFKADLAYQVDQLSLFMALIITGIGSLIHLYSIGYMKGNPGIGRFFSYLNLFVFFMLHLVLAENLVVLFFGWEGVGLCSYLLIGFDTHKENAAQASIKAFVTNRIADLAMIGGIALTYWLAGSVSFITISESLPQAKFLLNALPFVAICFFIGAMGKSAQFPFHVWLPDAMAGPTPVSALIHAATMVTAGLFLIARLNFIFILVPKVGFWIVCIGTFTAFFAATIGVYQNDIKKVLAYSTVSQLGYMFVAMGTGAYVAGLFHLLTHAFFKALLFLGSGSVIHGLSDEQDLRRMGGLKSQMKITWWTFLLGTLAIVGAPPFSGFFSKDLILEKAFYFHPVFFGMGVATAFLTTFYMFRLTFLAFTGKSRVSHSVHPHESPWTMTLPLVILALGAAFSGYLLVPESLGGGIDFLEKYFSPVFAKGLLYYSQQKGALEVHHLSHELELLLAGLSLGAILLGVGIYWFFFGRKEKLPLDESSYTGWRILPANKYFIDEIFKNVLIGPISAFSEFLSEVVEKRLIDRVLTGTGRLSGGISSLLRRIQTGTVVDYAFLIVLGTVLILSVFLWRGI
- a CDS encoding MaoC family dehydratase, with the translated sequence MAKLVLSSFAELQAYEGKELGVSDAHEITQAQIDTFANATLDHQWIHTDPARAAKESPFGTTIAHGYLTLSMAPYLLSQILELRNIKMGINYGMEKLRFLDPVKVGSKLKLRAELIELKDLRGTARMTLKLSFEVEGAAKPAAIGEVIYLYQFA
- the nuoK gene encoding NADH-quinone oxidoreductase subunit NuoK, with the protein product MNPGILKPTLAGIPVEYLLILACIVFSIGVAGVLFRRSAVVIFMSIELMLNSVNLVFVVFSKSLHQVQGEVVVFFVMAIAAVEAAIGLALVVAIHRKKKTSFVDEMNLMKW
- the nuoF gene encoding NADH-quinone oxidoreductase subunit NuoF encodes the protein MAEMKILTKFIDDPRSNELEFYESVHGYDGMKKALSIAPEEIIEIVKKSGLRGRGGAGFPTGLKWSFIPKDIPKPKYLICNADEGEPGTFKDRKLIENLSHQIIEGMVIGAKAIGANKGFFYIRGEFNKGIDSMQKAIDEAYAKGYLGKNILGSGFDFDLVLYAGAGAYICGEETALINSLEGRRGHPRLKPPFPAVSGLYRCPTVVNNVETFSTVPHILDKGADWYSKIGTEKSPGTRLFSVSGHVKRPGVYEIELGTPLLELVNDLCGGMLDDVPLKAVIPGGSSVPILTAEECKTANMDFESMAAHKTMLGSGAVIVIGEGTDLVETTYRFARFYAHESCGQCTPCREGTHWVRDLLHKIREGEGTSADLDLILSLARNMEGGTTICPLSDACVGAVRPTILKFKHEFEARLKDKAVKEEVEQPAASGA
- a CDS encoding NADH-quinone oxidoreductase subunit C produces the protein MKETIQSFLKDKFPHFISKEEEILTNLPTFFLKSEGIVPVLSALKTAPGIELNYLNDLTAIDWLGKKTPRFEVCYLLRSGNKSSTKVQFRVALEEDEQVPSIINIFKGANWPEREVYDLFGIRFAGHPRMDRLIMPDNFQGHPLRKDYPLEGFGQDYLVEDLLTIHLKEDMEA
- a CDS encoding NADH-quinone oxidoreductase subunit B, with amino-acid sequence MGLNEQLAQPGSSYGDSFQIATVDSVINWGRSYSLWPYPFATACCGIEYMSTSCADYDIARFGAERPSFSPRQADMILVLGTITYKMAPVLREIYDQLAEPKFVISYGACASSGGMFHAYSVLQGIDRILPVDLYVPGCPPRPEALLDAVIKLQEKVKTQGLEARRQEVMDKIREMNERNKPLVVR
- the nuoH gene encoding NADH-quinone oxidoreductase subunit NuoH; protein product: MDWNIVLLWLLKSALFFLVFITACAYYTLAERKVAGFIQDRKGPNRAGPLGLLQPLADGIKFLTKEEIFPKNVNRVMYLIAPAISMTCAIMAWAVVPLGGTVILPEFLAREVGFTSIDLQIANPDTGILFLFAISSLSVYGIILAGWSSNNKYSLIGGIRATAQMISYELPLGLSVAAIVILTGSLKLTDINDAQIGLWNIFKLPGFIAFSVFVVAMFAETNRLPFDLAEAESELVVGFHTEYGAFKFALFFIAEYMNMITMSCVVTILFFGGYHLPFGILSGSVWQAWAGLGFFTLKVLFFAFLFMWVRWTLPRFRYDQLMTIGWKKMIPWAVANILIASVYVGLDGFWKW
- a CDS encoding MarR family winged helix-turn-helix transcriptional regulator; translation: MNPRTIIYLISRIRDEFHRRLNSELKDKGLGQLTTTHADILFALAMSKRVPMQDIARMIDRDKSTLTALVDKLQDLGYVERVRDTQDQRVVNLQLTRKAYSIRPVMLGISRSLLAGLYKGFTEPEKKDLVRLLDKLYKNLK
- a CDS encoding NADH-quinone oxidoreductase subunit D, with protein sequence MYEKTAEHFSLKQKKLPEGHLLVNLGPSHPSTHGILQNVIQLDGERVVDAESVIGYVHRSFEKLGERYTYNQFLVCTDRMNYVSTPLNNIGWILAVEKMLQIEVPDKVTYVRMIVSELSRVMDHIICNGILGVDLGAFSGMLHLFHHRENIYQVLEKLTGARLTTTFCRVGGLEKDIYPEFEKDVKTIIKGLRPAIEEFQSLLVNNRIFMDRTEGVGGISAEDAISYGYSGPNLRAAGVPWDIRKDDPYMFYDKVDFDIPVGEDGSVLHRTLVRMEEMRQSLRIVEQLINGLPTGAHHADMPHIYLPDKSKVYKNMEELIYHFKLIMHGIKVPKGEYYMATEAANGELGFYIVSEGEKSPWRVHVRRPCFWFYQSFPELVKGSLLADTVATMSSMNVIAGELDC
- a CDS encoding NADH-quinone oxidoreductase subunit J family protein; the encoded protein is MVGIFENPGLLLFFIFSGVLVAGALGVVFHPNPISSAVLLVLSFFALAGIYAVIGSVFVATMQVLVYAGAIMVLVVFVLMLLSLHDEGIAKLWNHPIKKVLVLSVVVLLAIVLIHSVREGVPNTEASPKGYSDSGTYEYTLSKSEEGKAGVIAEGNTAAVGSSMFLDYLLPFEIVSILLLAAVLGAVILGKKNLGKKTEEGEP